The Rattus rattus isolate New Zealand chromosome 1, Rrattus_CSIRO_v1, whole genome shotgun sequence genome includes a region encoding these proteins:
- the Ankrd52 gene encoding serine/threonine-protein phosphatase 6 regulatory ankyrin repeat subunit C — protein MGILSITDQPPLVQAIFSRDVEEVRSLLSQKENINVLDQERRTPLHAAAYVGDVPILQLLLMSGANVNAKDTLWLTPLHRAAASRNEKVLGLLLAHSADVNARDKLWQTPLHVAAANRATKCAEALAPLLSSLNVADRSGRSALHHAVHSGHLETVNLLLNKGASLNVCDKKERQPLHWAAFLGHLEVLKLLVARGADLSCKDRKGYGLLHTAAASGQIEVVKYLLRMGAEIDEPNAFGNTALHIACYLGQDAVAIELVNAGANVNQPNDKGFTPLHVAAVSTNGALCLELLVNNGADVNYQSKEGKSPLHMAAIHGRFTRSQILIQNGSEIDCADKFGNTPLHVAARYGHELLISTLMTNGADTARRGIHDMFPLHLAVLFGFSDCCRKLLSSGQLYSIVSSLSNEHVLSAGFDINTPDSLGRTCLHAAASGGNVECLNLLLSSGADLRRRDKFGRTPLHYAAANGSYQCAVTLVTAGAGVNEADCKGCSPLHYAAASDTYRRAETHTASSHDAEEDELLKESRRKEAFFCLEFLLDNGADPSLRDRQGYTAVHYAAAYGNRQNLELLLEMSFNCLEDVESTVPVSPLHLAAYNGHCEALKTLAETLVNLDVRDHKGRTALFLATERGSTECVEVLTAHGASALIKERKRKWTPLHAAAASGHTDSLHLLIDSGERADITDVMDAYGQTPLMLAIMNGHVDCVHLLLEKGSTADAADLRGRTALHRGAVTGCEDCLAALLDHDAFVLCRDFKGRTPIHLASACGHTAVLRTLLQAALSTDPLDAGVDYSGYSPMHWASYTGHEDCLELLLEHSPFSYLEGNPFTPLHCAVINNQDSTTEMLLGALGAKVVNSRDAKGRTPLHAAAFADNVSGLRMLLQHQAEVNATDHTGRTALMTAAENGQTAAVEFLLYRGKADLTVLDENKNTALHLACSKGHEKCALMILAETQDLGLINATNSALQMPLHIAARNGLASVVQALLSRGATVLAVDEEGHTPALACAPNKDVADCLALILSTMKPFPPKDAVSPFSFSLLKNCGIAAAKTVGGCGALPHGASCPYSQERHGAIGLDGCYSE, from the exons ATGGGGATCCTCAGCATCACGGACCAG CCGCCCCTGGTCCAGGCCATCTTTAGCCGAGATGTGGAGGAAGTGCGTTCCCTCCTCTCACAGAAGGAGAACATCAATGTACTG GACCAAGAGAGGCGAACCCCATTGCATGCTGCTGCCTACGTAGGCGATGTCCCCATCCTCCAGTTGCTACTGATGTCAG GTGCTAATGTCAACGCTAAGGACACACTGTGGCTGACCCCTCTTCATCGTGCCGCTGCCTCCCGAAACGAG AAGGTGCTGGGGCTGCTGCTGGCACACTCCGCGGATGTGAATGCCCGGGACAAGCTGTGGCAGACACCACTGCATGTGGCTGCTGCCAACCGGGCCACCAAGTGTGCCGAGGCTCTGGCACCTCTGTTGAGCAGCCTCAATGTGGCTGACAGGAGCGGCCGCAGCGCTCTCCACCACGCAGTACACAGTGGGCATCTTGAG ACCGTGAACCTGCTCCTCAATAAGGGAGCCAGCCTGAATGTCTGCGATAAAAAGGAGCGGCAACCACTGCACTGGGCTGCTTTTCTAG GGCATTTAGAGGTCCTGAAACTGCTGGTGGCACGTGGAGCAGACCTCAGCTGTAAAGATCGAAAGGGCTACGGGCTGCTCCACACAGCTGCCGCCAGTGGCCAGATCGAAGTGGTGAAGTACTTGCTTCGGATGGGGGCTGAG ATTGATGAGCCCAACGCTTTCGGAAACACAGCTTTGCACATCGCTTGCTACCTGGGCCAAGATGCTGTGGCTATCGAACTAGTGAATGCAGGAGCCAATGTCAACCAGCCAAATGACAAGGGTTTCACACCACTGCATGTGGCAGCTGTCTCGACCAATGGCGCACTCTGCTTGGAGCTGTTAGTCAATAATGGGGCTGACGTCAACTACCAG AGTAAAGAAGGGAAAAGTCCCCTGCACATGGCTGCCATCCATGGGCGGTTCACGCGTTCCCAGATCCTCATCCAGAATG GTAGCGAGATTGATTGTGCTGACAAATTCGGGAACACGCCCCTACATGTGGCTGCTCGATACGGACATGAGCTTCTCATCAGCACTCTCATGACCAATGGCGCAGATACTGCCCG GCGCGGTATCCACGACATGTTCCCCCTGCACTTAGCCGTTCTCTTTGGATTCTCTGACTGTTGCCGGAAGCTTCTTTCCTCAG GTCAGCTGTACAGCATCGTGTCTTCACTCAGTAATGAGCATGTGCTTTCCGCTGGGTTTGACATCAACACACCTGACAGCCTTGGCCGCACCTGTCTTCATGCTGCTGCTTCTGGAGG GAATGTTGAGTGTCTTAATTTGCTGCTGAGCAGTGGAGCTGACCTGAGGAGGAGAGACAAATTTGGAAG GACCCCACTGCACTATGCAGCTGCCAATGGCAGCTACCAGTGTGCGGTGACACTGGTGACAGCCGGGGCAGGCGTCAATGAGGCCGACTGTAAGGGCTGCTCTCCCCTTCACTATGCTGCTGCCTCTGACACCTACCGGAG AGCGGAAACCCACACTGCTTCCAGCCATGATGCGGAAGAGGATGAGCTACTGAAGGAATCCCGTAGGAAGGAGGCCTTCTT ctgTCTGGAGTTCTTATTGGATAATGGTGCAGACCCCTCCCTGcgggacaggcagggctacacagctGTGCACTATGCAGCCGCCTACGGCAACAGACAGAACCTCGAACTG CTCTTAGAAATGTCCTTTAACTGCCTGGAGGATGTGGAGAGTACAGTTCCCGTCAGCCCTTTGCACTTAGCT GCCTACAACGGTCACTGTGAAGCCCTGAAGACACTGGCTGAGACGCTGGTGAACCTGGATGTAAGGGACCACAAGGGCCGGACCGCGCTCTTCCTGGCCACTGAGCGAGGCTCCACTGAGTGTGTGGAGGTACTGACGGCCCATGGTGCCTCTGCCCTCATCAAGGAGCGTAAACGCAAGTGGACACCCTTACATGCTGCTG CTGCCTCTGGCCACACCGATTCCCTGCACTTGCTGATTGACAGTGGGGAGCGCGCTGATATCACAGATGTCATGGATGCCTATGGACA AACCCCACTGATGCTGGCCATTATGAATGGTCATGTGGACTGTGTACATCTGCTGCTAGAGAAAGGATCCACGGCTGATGCTGCTGACCTCCGGGGCCGCACTGCCCTCCACCGTGGG GCAGTGACTGGCTGTGAGGACTGCCTGGCTGCACTGCTGGATCACGATGCATTTGTACTGTGCCGAGACTTTAAGGGCCGCACACCCATTCACCTGGCCTCAGCCTGCGGCCATACTGCAGTGCTGCGGACTCTGCTGCAGGCTGCCCTTTCCACAGACCCCCTGGATGCCGGTGTCGACTACAGCGGATACTCGCCCATGCATTGGGCCTCCTACACTG GACATGAAGATTGTCTGGAGTTGTTACTTGAACACAGCCCGTTCTCATACTTGGAGGGAAACCCCTTCACTCCTTTGCACTGTGCAGT AATTAATAACCAAGACAGCACCACAGAGATGCTGCTGGGGGCTCTGGGTGCCAAGGTTGTGAACAGCCGGGACGCCAAAGGACG GACCCCCCTTCATGCCGCTGCCTTTGCGGACAATGTCTCTGGACTCCGGATGCTGTTGCAGCATCAAGCTGAAGTGAATGCCACTGACCACACTGGCCGCACTGCACTCATGACGGCCGCTGAGAATGGACAGACTGCTGCTGTGG AATTTCTGCTGTACCGAGGGAAGGCAGACCTGACTGTGCTGGATGAGAACAAGAACACTGCCCTTCACTTGGCTTGTAGCAAG GGCCATGAGAAATGTGCCCTCATGATCCTGGCGGAAACCCAAGACCTTGGCCTTATCAATGCTACCAACAGTGCGCTGCAGAT gCCGCTCCACATTGCTGCCCGGAATGGTCTGGCTTCTGTGGTGCAGGCCCTGCTGAGTCGTGGGGCCACAGTGCTGGCTGTGGATGAAGAAG GTCACACTCCAGCACTGGCCTGCGCTCCCAACAAAGATGTGGCAGACTGCCTGGCCTTGATCCTCTCCACCATGAAGCCTTTCCCACCCAAGGACGCCGTCAGTCCTTTCAGCTTCAGCCTGCTCAAGAACTGCGGCATCGCAGCCGCCAAGACGGTGGGTGGCTGTGGCGCCCTGCCTCACGGGGCCTCCTGTCCCTACAGCCAGGAGCGGCATGGCGCCATTGGGTTAGATGGCTGCTACTCAGAGTAG
- the Slc39a5 gene encoding zinc transporter ZIP5 gives MGPPVHHLLAGLCVGVALGWVEGSVPNLGPAEQEQNHYLAQLFGLYGENGTLTAGGLARLLHSLGLGRVQGLRLGHQEPPTGRAAPTSGDNFTHRLQELELSVDVWAGMPLSPSGWDDQEDSKAHDLHGSGPSGLDLFHRLLLLDHSLADHLNEDCLNGSQLLVNFGLSPVAPLTPRQFALLCPALLYQIDSRVCIKTPAPAPPGDALSALLHSGLAVLFLSLPAPLSLLLLRLLGPRLLRPVLGFLGALAVGTLCGDALLHLLPHAQGGRHTGPSEQAEEDLGPGLSVLGGLFLLFVLENALGLVRHRGLRPRCGRNKRDVGEPSPDPEDGIGMVLRPLQAASEVQGQRENSQSLPSPAPPGYQGHSHEHRGGSIAWMVLLGDCLHNLTDGLALGAAFSDGFSSGLSTTLAVFCHELPHELGDFAMLLQEGLSFRKLLLLSLVSGVLGLGGAALGVGLSLGPVPLTPWVFGITAGVFLYVALVDMLPALLRPPEPRPLPHVLLQGLGLLLGGSLMFTIALLEEQLLPMVPDG, from the exons ATGGGGCCCCCCGTACATCATCTGTTGGCTGgcctgtgtgtgggggtggcCTTGGGCTGGGTAGAAGGCTCAGTCCCCAACCTGGGCCCAGCCGAACAGGAACAGAACCACTACCTGGCCCAGCTGTTCGGTCTATATGGAGAGAATGGGACATTGACTGCTGGGGGCCTGGCCCGGCTTCTCCACAGCCTAGGACTGGGCCGAGTTCAGGGGCTCCGCCTGGGACACCAAGAGCCTCCAACTGGGCGGGCTGCACCCACGAGTGGCGACAATTTCACACACAG GCTTCAGGAACTGGAGCTGAGTGTGGATGTCTGGGCAGGAATGCCTCTGAGCCCTTCAGGTTGGGATGACCAGGAGGACTCAAAGGCACATGATCTGCATGGGTCAGGGCCCTCGGGCCTAGACCTCTTCCACAGGCTTCTGCTGCTGGACCATTCGTTGGCTGACCATCTGAACGAGGAT TGTCTGAATGGTTCCCAGCTGCTGGTCAATTTTGGGCTGAGCCCTGTTGCTCCTCTGACCCCTCGTCAGTTTGCTCTGTTGTGCCCAGCCCTGCTTTATCAGATTGACAGCCGTGTTTGTATCAAAACCCCTGCTCCAGCACCTCCAGGGGATGCACTGTCTG CCCTGCTTCATAGTGGCCTGGCAGTCCTGTTCCTCagcctccctgctcccctctccctgctgctgctgcggctCTTAGGACCTCGTCTGTTGCGGCCTGTGCTGGGCTTCCTGGGGGCCCTGGCTGTGGGCACTCTCTGTGGGGATGCCCTGCTCCACCTGCTGCCACAC GCACAAGGAGGACGGCACACAGGACCTAGTGAGCAAGCAGAGGAGGATCTGGGTCCAGGGCTGTCAGTGCTTGGtggcctcttcctgctcttcGTGTTAGAGAATGCACTAGGACTTGTGCGGCACAGAGGGCTCAGGCCA AGATGTGGCAGGAACAAAAGGGATGTCGGAGAACCAAGCCCTGACCCAGAGGATGGCATTGGGATGGTCCTTCGACCCCTACAGGCAGCTTCAG AGGTTCAGGGCCAGAGGGAAAACAGCCAGTCCCTaccatctccagcccctcccgGATACCAAGGCCACAGTCATGAGCACCGGGGCGGTAGTATCGCATGGATGGTCCTCCTGGGAGATTGCCTGCACAACCTCACCGATGGGCTCGCACTAG GTGCTGCCTTTTCCGACGGCTTCTCCAGTGGCCTCAGCACTACCCTAGCAGTCTTCTGCCATGAGCTGCCCCATGAACTGG GTGACTTTGCAATGCTGCTTCAGGAAGGGCTGTCCTTTCGGAAGTTGCTGCTGCTGAGCCTCGTCTCTGGAGTCCTGGGGCTGGGGGGTGCAgccctgggggtggggctcagcTTGGGCCCTGTCCCCCTCACTCCCTGGGTGTTTGGGATCACGGCTGGGGTCTTCCTCTATGTGGCCCTTGTGGATATG CTGCCAGCCCTGCTCCGTCCTCCTGAGCCCCGGCCCCTGCCCCATGTGCTtctgcaggggctggggctgctgCTGGGGGGCAGCCTCATGTTTACTATAGCCCTGTTGGAGGAACAGCTACTGCCCATGGTTCCTGATGGCTGA